One genomic segment of Plasmodium vivax chromosome 9, whole genome shotgun sequence includes these proteins:
- a CDS encoding nucleolar protein NOP56, putative (encoded by transcript PVX_091560A) → MTELYILFECSAGYFLLRVKEWEQIGSNENLEKKIQKADLFHEIVHLCSFISFETAERALENLIHINEGKATDFLLTFLEQHLPSNKSQYELGVADVNLGKYLSNIGFNVVHNNNILELFRACRQFYLKKIDTYVESSGEIDIKHFNIGLGHSYSRSKLKLDPRKQDKSIINSIGTIESLDKNINLFSMRVIEWYSWHFPELKKIVTDVCMYCKLVNLIKIKDNFNFDDETEREKITEITQDEQVTEQIIKVANLSIGQELTQEDLNNIINFSNEVINLFNTRNVLWDYLDRKLNIVSPNLKELLGNTLSARLISHAGSLVNLAKCPSSSIQIFGSEKALFNSLKGNKKTPKFGILYNSSYISKTPLPMKGRMSRYLSCKSAMAARIDSFSDHPTNSYGLIFKKQLEHKILHMVKGVKLSKNIDYMEEAEQIYNRQQGAAPDAEGKKKRKKKRGKKKGKKKGGEKSGEEGAEGNDANGDANGDVDGDVNEDVNEDANGDANGDVNGDVNGDVNDDQNGDANGDPNEEHNGEADQPDAEEDQADAEADQETADADQPAAED, encoded by the coding sequence ATGACGGAGCTGTACATCCTGTTCGAGTGCTCCGCGGGGTACTTCCTGCTGAGGGTGAAGGAGTGGGAGCAAATCGGAAGCAAcgaaaatttggaaaagaaGATCCAAAAGGCAGATTTATTCCACGAGATTGTGCACTTATGTTCGTTCATATCCTTCGAAACGGCTGAAAGGGCGCTGGAAAATTTGATTCATATTAATGAGGGTAAGGCCACGGATTTTTTGCTAACCTTTTTAGAGCAGCACCTGCCGAGCAATAAAAGCCAATACGAATTAGGGGTGGCGGATGTCAATTTGGGGAAGTACCTCTCGAACATCGGGTTCAACGTGGTGCATAACAATAACATTTTGGAGCTCTTCAGAGCGTGCAGgcaattttacttaaaaaaaatcgacaCCTATGTGGAGAGCAGCGGAGAAATTGACATCAAGCATTTTAACATCGGGTTGGGGCACAGCTACTCCAGATCGAAGCTGAAATTGGATCCCAGGAAACAGGACAAATCAATCATCAATAGCATCGGCACGATAGAATCTCTGGACAAGAATATTAACCTCTTCAGCATGAGAGTCATCGAGTGGTACAGCTGGCATTTCCCAGagctgaaaaaaatagtCACCGACGTGTGCATGTATTGTAAGCTggtaaatttaataaaaataaaagacaaTTTCAATTTTGATGACGAAACGGAAAGAGAGAAAATCACCGAAATTACGCAAGACGAACAGGTCACCGAGCAGATTATTAAAGTGGCCAACCTTTCGATTGGGCAAGAGCTAACTCAGGAGGATCtcaataatattataaatttttctaatgAAGTTATTAACCTCTTCAACACGAGGAATGTTCTGTGGGACTACCTAGATAGGAAGCTCAATATCGTTTCTCCCAATTTGAAGGAGCTCCTCGGAAACACGTTAAGTGCTCGACTGATTAGCCATGCGGGGTCCCTCGTAAATTTAGCCAAATGCCCCTCGAGTAGTATCCAAATCTTCGGCTCGGAGAAGGCCCTGTTCAACTCCCTTAAGGGGAATAAGAAGACGCCCAAATTTGGCATCCTCTATAACTCTTCCTACATTTCGAAGACGCCTCTCCCCATGAAGGGCCGAATGTCCAGGTACCTCTCCTGCAAGAGTGCTATGGCCGCCAGAATCGACTCCTTTTCGGACCACCCCACGAACTCTTACGGGCTCATCTTTAAGAAGCAGCTCGAGCACAAGATCCTCCACATGGTCAAGGGGGTGAAGCTCTCCAAAAACATCGACTACATGGAGGAGGCCGAGCAGATTTACAATCGCCAACAGGGCGCGGCCCCCGACGCGGAGGGCAAGAAGAAGCgcaagaagaagaggggcaagaagaagggaaagaagaaggGTGGCGAGAAAAGCGGCGAGGAAGGAGCGGAGGGCAACGATGCCAATGGGGACGCCAATGGGGACGTCGATGGGGACGTCAATGAAGACGTCAATGAGGACGCCAATGGGGACGCCAATGGGGACGTCAATGGGGACGTCAATGGCGATGTGAATGATGACCAGAATGGAGACGCTAATGGAGACCCTAATGAGGAGCATAACGGGGAAGCAGACCAGCCCGATGCCGAGGAAGACCAAGCCGATGCCGAGGCAGACCAAGAAACGGCCGATGCGGACCAACCCGCTGCCGAGGACTGA
- a CDS encoding histone acetyltransferase, putative (encoded by transcript PVX_091565A), translating into MGGSKNDSSQANKGGGGGSSKGSKGASSKSKAGADKSASAGAPPGEEDPAVKPHESAAVKNEESAAVKNEEGVAAKTEESTAVKTDDSTAVKTKESTAVAAGSAAATAPGGQAQGKGSSRGGSKAGAKGSGGSRSREKGSASAANGANAANAANAVNSANAANTATSANSANSASAGAPPGGSKPAKGGSSKVRSTGKALSSLSKFNDSYALIFPNALPVKQVMWGLDPLNKVWRYCSIVYARPKNKNFSDLNFIFPLNLSKNEIMSKFSTELCSNSAQMKESDYDYYVHWERFDRRLDCWLAYKNLRLLDEEPDDGLPCIRDVDNEESEHDDHAGIDKEYLREHEENTKLKTINQIKFGMYLIDTWYFSPYPKEYQNIDVLYICEFCLSFFKENEELLRHTEKCEIRHPPGNEIYRCENISIFEIDGNYFRIYCENLCFLSKLFLDHKTLKHRVNLFLFYVITEFDMYGYHITGYFSKEKYSKNNVSCILTLPQHQKKGYGKFLINFSYFLSQTERRTGTPERPLSDLGVASYMAYWYETLLKVLINYEQLSIQELSEITSIETNDIISCLEEKDIFKSVSNGAGESVYYINPQQLQFVLAKVGQKNYDLCRSKLHWVSYDYYLAMYE; encoded by the coding sequence atgggggggagcaaaaatgaCAGTTCGCAGGCGAACAAGGGGGGAGGCGGGGGCTCGAGCAAAGGCTCCAAGGGGGCGAGTAGCAAGTCCAAGGCGGGGGCAGACAAGTCCGCCTCGGCGGGGGCGCCCCCTGGGGAGGAGGACCCGGCGGTGAAGCCGCATGAGAGTGCAGCGGTGAAGAATGAGGAGAGTGCAGCGGTGAAGAATGAGGAGGGTGTGGCGGCAAAAACTGAGGAGAGTACGGCAGTAAAGACCGATGATAGCACAGCGGTGAAGACCAAGGAAAGCACAGCCGTTGCTGCGGGGAGCGCCGCCGCCACTGCGCCGGGTGGCCAGGCGCAGGGCAAGGGGTCGAGCCGGGGGGGCAGCAAGGCGGGCGCGAAGGGGTCCGGCGGTTCCAGGAGCAGGGAGAAGGGTTCAGCCAGTGCGGCCAACGGAGCAAATGCGGCCAACGCAGCAAATGCAGTCAACtccgccaacgccgctaatACGGCCACCTCCGCTAACTCCGCTAATAGCGCCAGTGCGGGCGCCCCCCCCGGCGGGAGCAAAcccgcgaagggggggagcagcaagGTGAGGAGCACGGGGAAGGCGCTGAGCTCGCTGTCCAAGTTCAACGACTCCTACGCGCTGATATTCCCAAACGCGCTGCCAGTGAAGCAGGTGATGTGGGGCCTGGACCCTCTGAACAAAGTCTGGCGGTATTGCTCCATTGTGTATGCGAGGCCGAAGAATAAAAACTTTAGCGACCTCAATTTTATCTTCCCATTGaatttaagcaaaaatgaaattatgaGTAAATTTTCCACCGAGCTGTGTTCCAATTCGGCTCAGATGAAGGAGAGCGATTACGATTACTACGTGCATTGGGAGAGATTCGACAGACGTCTGGACTGTTGGCtggcatataaaaatttgcgtCTTCTAGATGAGGAGCCAGATGATGGTTTGCCATGCATTCGAGATGTAGACAATGAAGAGTCAGAGCATGATGACCACGCGGGAATCGATAAAGAGTACCTAAGGGAACATGAAGAAAATACGAAACTAAAAACGAtaaatcaaataaaatttggaaTGTACCTAATCGACACGTGGTATTTCTCCCCCTACCCAAAGGAGTATCAAAATATAGACGTCCTCTACATTTGCGAATTctgtttatccttttttaaagaaaatgaggAGTTGCTTCGACACACGGAAAAATGCGAAATAAGACACCCACCTGGGAATGAAATATACCGATGCGAGaacatttccatttttgaaattGATGGGAATTACTTTCGAATTTATTGCGAAAATTTATGCTTCCTTTCAAAGCTATTTTTGGACCATAAGACGCTAAAGCATAGagtcaatttgtttttattttatgtaatcaCCGAATTTGATATGTACGGGTACCACATCACTGGGTATTTTTCCAAAGAGAAATATTCCAAAAATAATGTGTCTTGCATTTTGACTCTTCCTCAACATCAGAAGAAGGGCTATGGGAAGTTCCTCATAAATTTTAGCTACTTTTTATCCCAGACGGAGAGACGTACAGGTACTCCTGAGAGACCTCTTTCCGATTTGGGGGTAGCTTCCTACATGGCCTACTGGTATGAGACCCTCCTAAAGGTGCTCATAAATTATGAACAGCTCTCCATTCAGGAGCTCTCCGAAATTACAAGCATTGAGACCAACGATATTATTTCTTGTCTTGAGGAGAAGGACATTTTCAAGAGCGTCTCCAATGGGGCGGGCGAGTCCGTTTACTACATCAACCCGCAGCAGCTCCAGTTCGTTCTTGCCAAGGTGGGCCAGAAGAACTACGACTTGTGCCGGAGCAAGCTCCACTGGGTCTCCTACGATTATTACTTGGCCATGTACGAGTAG